In Dermacentor variabilis isolate Ectoservices chromosome 11, ASM5094787v1, whole genome shotgun sequence, one genomic interval encodes:
- the LOC142563840 gene encoding uncharacterized protein LOC142563840 codes for MPPGSAPSNITPVHRPRGVLNNTQSRPTPGTSVNGTVSGGLVAVGTSLAVPVVPGGTVATGTAAPTLTEAGDKGSTGTTDAGVSSTGGPGTRGGSVPSNTATGIVSGGASISTEASPAHGTPGSVLVGGGTVAEGTSSTASARHGTAATEVTTAGNTGNAGASGSGASSGPGPVTGSVTSHNLVNKPAAVSMNTVGAAAMGTSSSGMTGGAEAASPTNIVRPGGTSLTGAAATVVSTVGNKESATVSAIGETSVSSTAAAAGTGASHTTPGNSPDGIARNSTAVPGESATGNGIATGHLVAKDTSSRNATRHEVKPSNDAGRSGASGTEEPAPAGHVTNGNPSSLNHAVGTGSNALPRHSPVTSLGARGYGDANIALDAESTTTYSSTASGGTGGDGGAGDTISSGRRVNLLPPKDIHNIDFRHP; via the coding sequence ATGCCGCCAGGGAGCGCACCGTCAAATATTACCCCAGTACATAGGCCCCGTGGTGTCCTAAACAACACACAGAGTAGACCCACGCCTGGTACTTCTGTAAATGGCACAGTCAGCGGCGGTCTAGTGGCAGTAGGTACATCTTTGGCGGTTCCTGTGGTGCCAGGAGGGACTGTTGCAACGGGCACAGCGGCCCCAACGTTAACTGAAGCTGGAGATAAAGGGAGCACCGGCACGACTGATGCTGGAGTCTCCTCAACTGGTGGCCCTGGAACACGAGGAGGGAGTGTACCATCAAATACTGCTACTGGGATTGTGTCGGGTGGTGCTTCAATCAGCACCGAGGCCAGCCCTGCGCACGGCACACCTGGATCGGTATTGGTTGGTGGGGGTACAGTCGCAGAAGGTACGTCGTCAACTGCTTCTGCAAGACATGGTACAGCGGCTACTGAAGTAACAACAGCTGGAAACACAGGAAATGCAGGCGCCAGTGGTAGCGGTGCCTCTAGCGGTCCTGGACCAGTGACAGGAAGTGTAACATCGCATAATCTAGTAAATAAGCCGGCAGCCGTTTCTATGAACACAGTCGGTGCAGCAGCCATGGGTACCTCCAGTAGTGGTATGACGGGAGGCGCGGAGGCTGCATCACCCACGAATATCGTGAGACCTGGCGGTACTTCTCTAACGGGTGCAGCAGCTACTGTTGTATCTACCGTTGGTAATAAAGAGAGTGCCACTGTGAGTGCTATCGGAGAAACATCTGTGAGCagcaccgcagcagcagcagggacTGGAGCTTCACACACTACGCCAGGAAATTCTCCAGATGGCATAGCACGGAACTCAACGGCGGTGCCCGGAGAGAGTGCAACTGGAAATGGCATAGCGAcaggccatctggtggcaaaagaTACATCATCGAGAAATGCAACGAGGCATGAAGTGAAGCCTTCAAACGATGCTGGGAGATCTGGAGCAAGCGGCACTGAAGAGCCTGCTCCTGCGGGTCACGTAACGAACGGCAATCCTTCGTCCCTAAACCATGCCGTAGGAACTGGATCTAATGCTCTCCCAAGACATTCGCCGGTTACCTCACTTGGTGCACGTGGATATGGAGATGCCAACATCGCCCTAGACGCAGAAAGTACAACTACGTATAGTTCTACAGCATCAGGTGGAACCGGCGGCGACGGTGGGGCAGGAGATACCATTTCAAGTGGTCGTAGGGTGAACCTCCTTCCCCCTAAAGATATCCACAACATAGATTTCCGACATCCTTGA